From a single Kitasatospora sp. NBC_00458 genomic region:
- a CDS encoding carbon-nitrogen hydrolase family protein: MSAPVSAPVPAPEPAPLTVAVAQPVCAPSGRPDTVALNVERHAATVREAAARLVVFPEFSLTGYDLDAPAVAPGDPRLEPLVAACAGAGAVALVGAPVADPDGREYIGTLAVSGSGVEVVCRKVHLHGREVERFTPAGEPSVLELDGFRLGLAVCADVAEPAHAERSAGLGIHAYVGSTLYGDSESQLARRDAHMRDRAAAHGVWGVLSTSAGASGEYATTSGGSGVWAADGALVGQAGEAAGEIVRAELR; this comes from the coding sequence GTGTCCGCGCCCGTGTCCGCGCCCGTGCCCGCTCCGGAGCCCGCTCCCCTGACCGTCGCCGTCGCCCAGCCCGTCTGCGCACCGTCCGGACGGCCCGACACGGTCGCCCTCAACGTCGAACGGCACGCCGCGACGGTCCGGGAGGCCGCGGCCCGCCTGGTGGTGTTCCCCGAGTTCTCGCTCACCGGGTACGACCTGGACGCGCCCGCCGTCGCCCCCGGCGACCCCCGGCTGGAGCCGCTGGTGGCGGCCTGCGCCGGGGCCGGGGCCGTCGCACTGGTCGGCGCGCCGGTGGCCGACCCGGACGGGCGCGAGTACATCGGCACGCTGGCCGTGAGCGGCTCGGGCGTCGAGGTCGTCTGCCGGAAGGTCCACCTGCACGGCAGGGAGGTCGAGCGGTTCACCCCGGCCGGGGAGCCGTCCGTCCTGGAGCTCGACGGGTTCCGCCTCGGCCTCGCCGTCTGCGCCGACGTCGCCGAGCCCGCGCACGCCGAGCGGAGCGCCGGGCTCGGCATCCACGCCTACGTCGGCTCCACCCTGTACGGCGACAGCGAGTCCCAGCTGGCCCGGCGCGACGCCCACATGCGCGACCGGGCGGCCGCGCACGGGGTCTGGGGCGTGCTGTCCACCAGCGCGGGCGCCAGCGGCGAGTACGCGACCACCTCGGGCGGCTCCGGCGTCTGGGCGGCGGACGGCGCCCTGGTCGGCCAGGCCGGCGAGGCGGCGGGCGAGATCGTCCGCGCCGAGCTGCGGTAG
- a CDS encoding acyl-CoA dehydrogenase family protein, translated as MLFNPRTYDPAQFDEPTRRLLRTTVDWFESRGKKSLIDTYIDRTWYADFLEFAAREGLFAEFLTPSAADPAKRWDTSRIAELNEILGFYGLGYWYTWQVTILGLGPVWQSGNEAVRARAAKLLTEGHVMAFGLSERSHGADIYSTDMILTPDGEGGFTATGSKYYIGNGNVAGLVSVFGRRSDVDGPEGYVFFAADSRHEAYHLVKNVVNAQMYVSEFRLEDYPVRAEDVLHTGKAAFDAALNTVNVGKFNLCTASVGICEHAMYEAVTHAHNRVLYGRKVTDFPHVRRELTDAYARLVAMKLFSARAVDYFRTASAEDRRYLLFNPMTKMKVTTEGEKVIDLMWDVIAAKGFEADTYFDKAAKDIRGLPKLEGTVHVNLALILKFMANYLFDPAEYAPVPSRRDDADDAFLFRQGPARGLGAIRFHDWRTAYDAHAHVPNVARFREQADGFCELLLGNAPSAEQQADLDFLLEIGQLFALIVYGQLVLEQAALTGLDADLLDQVFDALVRDFSAHATELHGKASTTEAQAAWALAHVRRPVADGARAAKVWGMVEALSGAYEMQP; from the coding sequence ATGCTCTTCAACCCGCGTACCTACGACCCCGCGCAGTTCGACGAGCCGACCCGCCGGCTGCTGCGCACGACCGTGGACTGGTTCGAGTCGCGCGGCAAGAAGTCGCTGATCGACACCTACATCGACCGCACCTGGTACGCGGACTTCCTCGAATTCGCGGCCCGGGAGGGTCTGTTCGCCGAGTTCCTGACGCCCTCCGCCGCCGACCCGGCCAAGCGCTGGGACACCTCGCGGATCGCCGAGCTGAACGAGATCCTCGGCTTCTACGGCCTCGGCTACTGGTACACCTGGCAGGTCACCATCCTCGGCCTCGGCCCCGTCTGGCAGAGCGGGAACGAGGCCGTCCGGGCCCGCGCCGCGAAGCTCCTGACGGAGGGCCACGTGATGGCGTTCGGGCTCTCCGAGCGCAGCCACGGCGCCGACATCTACTCCACCGACATGATCCTCACCCCGGACGGCGAGGGCGGCTTCACCGCCACCGGCTCCAAGTACTACATCGGCAACGGCAACGTCGCCGGCCTGGTCTCGGTGTTCGGCCGCCGGTCGGACGTCGACGGGCCGGAGGGCTACGTCTTCTTCGCCGCGGACAGCCGCCACGAGGCGTACCACCTGGTCAAGAACGTCGTGAACGCCCAGATGTACGTCAGCGAGTTCCGCCTGGAGGACTACCCGGTCCGCGCCGAGGACGTGCTGCACACCGGCAAGGCCGCCTTCGACGCCGCCCTGAACACCGTCAACGTCGGGAAGTTCAACCTCTGCACGGCCTCCGTCGGCATCTGCGAGCACGCGATGTACGAGGCCGTCACGCACGCCCACAACCGGGTGCTGTACGGCCGGAAGGTCACCGACTTCCCGCACGTGCGGCGCGAGCTGACCGACGCGTACGCGCGCCTGGTCGCGATGAAGCTGTTCTCCGCCCGCGCGGTGGACTACTTCCGCACCGCCTCCGCCGAGGACCGCCGCTACCTGCTCTTCAACCCGATGACCAAGATGAAGGTCACCACGGAGGGCGAGAAGGTCATCGACCTGATGTGGGACGTCATCGCGGCCAAGGGCTTCGAGGCGGACACCTACTTCGACAAGGCCGCCAAGGACATCCGCGGCCTGCCGAAGCTGGAGGGCACGGTCCACGTCAACCTGGCGCTGATCCTCAAGTTCATGGCCAACTACCTGTTCGACCCGGCCGAGTACGCCCCGGTGCCCAGCCGCCGGGACGACGCCGACGACGCCTTCCTGTTCCGGCAGGGCCCGGCCCGCGGTCTGGGCGCGATCCGCTTCCACGACTGGCGGACCGCCTACGACGCGCACGCGCACGTCCCGAACGTCGCCCGGTTCCGCGAGCAGGCCGACGGCTTCTGCGAGCTGCTGCTGGGCAACGCGCCGAGCGCCGAGCAGCAGGCCGACCTCGACTTCCTGCTGGAGATCGGGCAGCTCTTCGCGCTGATCGTCTACGGCCAGCTGGTCCTGGAGCAGGCCGCGCTGACCGGGCTGGACGCCGACCTGCTCGACCAGGTCTTCGACGCGCTGGTGCGGGACTTCTCCGCGCACGCCACCGAGCTGCACGGCAAGGCCTCGACGACGGAGGCCCAGGCCGCGTGGGCGCTGGCGCACGTCCGCCGCCCGGTCGCGGACGGCGCGCGGGCGGCGAAGGTGTGGGGCATGGTCGAGGCGCTCTCCGGCGCGTACGAGATGCAGCCGTAG
- a CDS encoding SPW repeat protein — protein MSTQIPMGMEHHPDIVELREHYERLTLTPRAQAVEALAVLAGLFLAASPWIVGFTAFNTLTVTCLIVGLAYCVLMAGYGSAYERTHARAWAATVLGAWTIISPWVVSGGVDRGKNIVTCLITGCVMFLLGLAAISMATMTSNGASMRRGRAGRARG, from the coding sequence GTGTCTACCCAGATTCCGATGGGCATGGAGCACCATCCGGACATCGTCGAACTACGGGAGCACTACGAGCGGCTCACCCTCACCCCGCGGGCCCAGGCCGTCGAGGCCCTGGCCGTTCTCGCCGGTCTGTTCCTGGCGGCCTCGCCATGGATCGTCGGCTTCACCGCGTTCAACACGCTGACCGTCACCTGCCTGATCGTCGGCCTCGCCTACTGCGTGCTGATGGCCGGCTACGGCTCGGCGTACGAGCGCACCCACGCGCGGGCCTGGGCGGCCACCGTGCTCGGCGCGTGGACGATCATCTCTCCGTGGGTCGTCTCCGGTGGAGTGGACCGCGGCAAGAACATCGTCACCTGCCTGATCACGGGCTGCGTGATGTTCCTGCTGGGGCTCGCCGCCATCTCGATGGCCACCATGACGTCGAACGGAGCATCGATGCGGCGCGGCCGGGCCGGTCGAGCCAGGGGCTGA
- a CDS encoding sensor histidine kinase: MSKTAVIPGLDPAPPTPTATRRAALAPAVWACGLTLLCGLGWVMLAVTHQDAHWATPFYLHDGETVLLGFAFALSGLLILAHRAGPDDPTRPGSASPAPPVGRSLGRCLLAAGLGGCLSRFVLFAGAAADAGPAVEALGAALLLASVALFIFLSLALPLWLPEGRLPGGPGRVQVGAIVLWSALHACVVRLGSPLPYYGDVLVPPGRGLPLDEWRATLVAWGIVVTSLAVAAVRWRRSDSPHRSVTAVLVPYLIWLITTNIALRMGSSESVAAVAYFTGSALWMLGAVGYAFTRDRSHYLDRATRRMFSVLALTALLIAGYLGIALLMRRLLPQASSADAQLLAAGALAIGGLLGPTTRWVVRAVDRFYYGDRARPYQVVRALAERLSHAVSPADAPPLLCDTVVGALGLPGARVVLHTRTGPHELASVGELGPDSQVFPLGYEGAVIGDLYAPPRAGQPELDAQDHEVLRFLADQAAPAIASLRLYEELQSGRRQIVLAREEERRRLRHDLHDGLGPTLSGLRLGVDTARAAVPEDSAAARSLRAVSAGIGQAIVELRRITEGLAPAALAGEGLAVALRRLVGELDGPRVRISLALDPDPPPELPAAVEVAVLRISGEALNNVLRHSGAGKARLTLRVRSAAVVVEVWDDGRGFPAARAAGDGGAGYRPDGSGLGLRSMAERTEELGGCFTAVNHDGGALVRAALPRTSEPAGE; the protein is encoded by the coding sequence ATGAGCAAGACGGCTGTCATCCCCGGCCTGGACCCGGCACCGCCGACCCCGACCGCCACCCGGCGGGCCGCCCTGGCCCCGGCGGTCTGGGCCTGCGGTCTGACCCTGCTCTGCGGCCTCGGCTGGGTGATGCTGGCCGTCACCCACCAGGACGCCCACTGGGCCACCCCGTTCTACCTCCACGACGGCGAGACCGTCCTGCTCGGCTTCGCGTTCGCGCTCTCCGGGCTGCTCATCCTCGCCCACCGCGCCGGTCCCGACGACCCGACGCGGCCGGGGAGCGCCTCTCCCGCCCCGCCCGTGGGCCGCAGCCTCGGCCGCTGCCTGCTCGCCGCCGGACTCGGCGGCTGCCTCTCCCGCTTCGTCCTCTTCGCCGGAGCGGCCGCCGACGCCGGACCGGCGGTGGAGGCGCTCGGGGCGGCCCTGCTGCTCGCCTCCGTCGCCCTGTTCATCTTCCTCTCCCTCGCGCTGCCCCTCTGGCTGCCCGAAGGGCGGCTGCCCGGCGGCCCGGGCCGCGTCCAGGTCGGCGCGATCGTCCTGTGGAGCGCCCTGCACGCCTGCGTGGTCCGCCTCGGCAGCCCGCTCCCGTACTACGGCGACGTCCTGGTGCCGCCCGGCCGGGGGCTGCCGCTGGACGAGTGGCGGGCCACCCTGGTCGCCTGGGGCATCGTCGTCACCAGCCTGGCGGTGGCCGCCGTCCGCTGGCGGCGCTCGGACAGCCCGCACCGCTCCGTGACCGCCGTCCTCGTCCCCTACCTGATCTGGTTGATCACCACCAACATCGCGCTCCGGATGGGGAGTTCCGAGAGCGTCGCGGCGGTCGCGTACTTCACCGGATCGGCGCTGTGGATGCTCGGCGCGGTCGGCTACGCCTTCACCCGCGACCGCTCCCACTACCTCGACCGGGCGACCCGCCGGATGTTCAGCGTCCTCGCCCTCACCGCCCTGCTGATCGCCGGGTACCTCGGCATCGCCCTGCTGATGCGCCGCCTGCTGCCGCAGGCCAGCAGCGCCGACGCCCAACTGCTGGCCGCCGGGGCGCTCGCCATCGGCGGACTGCTCGGCCCGACCACCCGCTGGGTGGTGCGCGCCGTCGACCGGTTCTACTACGGCGACCGGGCCCGCCCCTACCAGGTGGTGCGGGCGCTCGCCGAACGCCTGAGCCACGCCGTCAGCCCGGCCGACGCACCCCCGCTGCTCTGCGACACCGTGGTCGGCGCCCTCGGCCTGCCCGGCGCCCGGGTGGTCCTGCACACCCGCACCGGGCCGCACGAGCTCGCCTCGGTCGGCGAGCTCGGGCCCGACAGCCAGGTCTTCCCGCTCGGCTACGAGGGCGCGGTGATCGGCGACCTGTACGCGCCGCCGCGCGCCGGCCAGCCCGAGCTGGACGCCCAGGACCACGAGGTGCTGCGGTTCCTCGCCGACCAGGCCGCCCCGGCGATCGCCTCGCTGCGCCTGTACGAGGAGCTCCAGAGCGGGCGGCGGCAGATCGTGCTGGCCCGGGAGGAGGAGCGCCGGCGGCTCCGGCACGACCTGCACGACGGGCTCGGGCCCACGCTGTCCGGGCTGCGGCTCGGTGTCGACACCGCGCGGGCCGCGGTGCCCGAGGACTCCGCGGCGGCCCGGTCGCTGCGCGCCGTGTCGGCCGGGATCGGCCAGGCGATCGTCGAACTCCGGCGGATCACGGAGGGGTTGGCGCCCGCGGCGCTGGCGGGGGAGGGGCTGGCGGTCGCGCTGCGGCGGCTGGTCGGGGAGCTGGACGGGCCCCGGGTGCGGATCTCGCTCGCGCTGGACCCGGACCCGCCGCCGGAGCTGCCGGCCGCCGTCGAGGTGGCGGTGCTGCGGATCAGCGGGGAGGCGCTGAACAACGTCCTGCGCCACTCGGGCGCCGGGAAGGCCCGGTTGACCCTGCGGGTCCGGTCGGCGGCGGTGGTCGTCGAGGTCTGGGACGACGGCCGGGGATTCCCGGCGGCCCGGGCGGCGGGTGACGGCGGGGCGGGGTACCGCCCGGACGGTTCGGGCCTCGGGCTGCGGTCGATGGCCGAGCGCACCGAGGAGCTGGGCGGCTGCTTCACGGCGGTCAACCATGACGGCGGGGCCCTCGTCCGGGCGGCGCTGCCCCGTACGTCGGAGCCGGCCGGCGAGTAG
- a CDS encoding M28 family metallopeptidase — protein sequence MPAVAVVTLAAALLAPAASAAPEAPAVRTATAGATPAVAAAPDIPVANVKAHLAQLQSIATANGGNRAHGRTGYKASIDYVKAKLDAAGYTTTLKTFSYNGSTGYNLIADWPGGDTSHVVMAGAHLDSVTGGPGINDNGSGSAGVLETALAVSRAGLTPSKHLRFGWWGAEEYGMVGSKNYVNSLSAADRSKIETYLNFDMIGSPNPGYFTYRYDSALDALFRNYFAGIGITTEQDFEGDGRSDHAPFQDAGIRVGGLFSGADYTKTSAQAAKWGGTAGQPFDRCYHSSCDTSANINDTALDRMSDAIAYAIWTLAAGSTTPPTGTVFENTADVQIPDYGAAVTSDVAVTGRTGNAPAALQVGVDVKHTWRGDLVIDLVAPNGTTFRLKDASGSDSAPNVQTTYTVNASAVAANGTWKLKVQDVGRQDTGYVDSWKLTF from the coding sequence CTGCCGGCGGTGGCCGTCGTCACCCTCGCCGCCGCCCTCCTCGCCCCCGCCGCCTCGGCGGCCCCCGAAGCCCCGGCGGTCCGGACCGCGACGGCGGGCGCGACCCCCGCGGTCGCCGCCGCCCCCGACATCCCGGTCGCCAACGTGAAGGCGCACCTCGCCCAGCTGCAGTCGATAGCCACGGCCAACGGCGGCAACCGCGCCCACGGCCGGACCGGCTACAAGGCCTCGATCGACTACGTGAAGGCCAAGCTGGACGCGGCGGGCTACACCACCACGCTGAAGACCTTCAGCTACAACGGCTCGACCGGCTACAACCTGATCGCCGACTGGCCGGGCGGTGACACCTCGCACGTCGTGATGGCCGGTGCCCACCTGGACTCCGTCACCGGCGGGCCGGGCATCAACGACAACGGCTCCGGTTCGGCCGGCGTCCTGGAGACCGCGCTCGCCGTCTCCCGGGCCGGCCTCACGCCCTCCAAGCACCTGCGGTTCGGCTGGTGGGGCGCCGAGGAGTACGGCATGGTCGGCTCCAAGAACTACGTCAACAGCCTGTCCGCGGCGGACCGTTCGAAGATCGAGACCTACCTGAACTTCGACATGATCGGCTCGCCCAACCCGGGCTACTTCACCTACCGCTACGACAGCGCGCTCGACGCCCTGTTCCGGAACTACTTCGCCGGTATCGGGATCACCACCGAGCAGGACTTCGAGGGTGACGGCCGGTCCGACCACGCCCCGTTCCAGGACGCGGGCATCCGGGTCGGCGGCCTGTTCAGCGGCGCCGACTACACCAAGACCAGTGCGCAGGCCGCGAAGTGGGGCGGGACGGCGGGCCAGCCGTTCGACCGCTGCTACCACTCCTCCTGCGACACCAGCGCCAACATCAACGACACCGCGCTGGACCGGATGAGCGACGCCATCGCGTACGCGATCTGGACGCTGGCCGCCGGGAGCACCACGCCGCCCACCGGCACGGTGTTCGAGAACACCGCCGACGTGCAGATCCCGGACTACGGGGCGGCGGTCACGTCCGACGTCGCGGTCACCGGCCGCACCGGCAACGCGCCGGCCGCGCTCCAGGTCGGCGTGGACGTCAAGCACACCTGGCGCGGCGACCTGGTCATCGACCTGGTCGCGCCGAACGGCACCACGTTCCGCCTCAAGGACGCCAGCGGCAGCGACTCCGCGCCCAACGTGCAGACCACGTACACGGTGAACGCGTCCGCGGTGGCCGCGAACGGCACCTGGAAGCTCAAGGTCCAGGACGTCGGGCGGCAGGACACCGGCTACGTCGACAGCTGGAAGCTCACCTTCTGA
- a CDS encoding class II fumarate hydratase translates to MADEQEYRTEHDSMGEVRVPAAAKWQAQTQRAVENFPVSGQRLERAHIAALARIKAAAARVNARLGVLDEETAEAVAAAAEEVAGGRWDAEFPVDVFQTGSGTSSNMNANEVIATLATERLGRPVHPNDHVNASQSSNDVFPSSIHIAATAAVTHDLIPALEHLAEALERKAAEFALVVKAGRTHLMDATPVTLGQEFGGYAAQVRHGRERLLATLPRVAELPLGGTAVGTGINTPPGFAAAVIEEVARATDLPLTEARDHFEAQGARDGLVELSGQLRTVAVGFTKIANDLRWMGSGPRTGLGEINLPDLQPGSSIMPGKVNPVLPEVVLMVSAQVIGNDATVTVAGASGNFELNVMLPVIARNVLESVRLLANSARLLADRAVDGLTANVERAREFAASSPSVVTPLNRYIGYEEAAKVAKQSLAERKTIRQVVLERGYVEEGRLTVEQLDEALDVLRMTRP, encoded by the coding sequence ATGGCCGACGAGCAGGAGTACCGGACCGAGCACGACTCGATGGGCGAGGTGCGGGTGCCCGCCGCGGCGAAGTGGCAGGCGCAGACGCAGCGGGCGGTGGAGAACTTCCCGGTCTCCGGCCAGCGCCTGGAGCGCGCGCACATCGCCGCGCTGGCCCGGATCAAGGCGGCCGCCGCCCGCGTCAACGCCCGGCTCGGGGTGCTGGACGAGGAGACCGCCGAGGCGGTCGCGGCCGCCGCCGAGGAGGTCGCCGGCGGCCGCTGGGACGCCGAGTTCCCGGTGGACGTGTTCCAGACCGGCTCGGGCACCTCGTCCAACATGAACGCCAACGAGGTCATCGCCACCCTCGCCACCGAGCGGCTGGGCCGACCGGTGCACCCCAACGACCACGTCAACGCGAGCCAGTCGTCCAACGACGTGTTCCCCTCCTCGATCCACATCGCCGCGACCGCCGCCGTCACCCACGACCTGATCCCGGCGCTGGAGCACCTGGCCGAGGCGCTGGAGCGCAAGGCGGCGGAGTTCGCCCTGGTGGTCAAGGCCGGTCGGACACACCTGATGGACGCCACGCCCGTCACCCTGGGACAGGAGTTCGGCGGGTACGCGGCGCAGGTCCGGCACGGGCGGGAACGGCTGCTGGCCACCCTCCCCCGGGTGGCGGAACTGCCGCTCGGCGGCACGGCGGTGGGTACCGGCATCAACACCCCGCCCGGGTTCGCGGCGGCCGTGATCGAGGAGGTCGCGCGCGCCACCGACCTGCCGCTGACCGAGGCCCGGGACCACTTCGAGGCCCAGGGCGCGCGGGACGGCCTGGTCGAGCTGAGCGGGCAGCTGCGGACCGTCGCGGTCGGGTTCACGAAGATCGCGAACGACCTGCGGTGGATGGGCTCCGGCCCGCGCACCGGGCTCGGCGAGATCAACCTGCCGGACCTGCAGCCCGGTTCGTCGATCATGCCGGGCAAGGTCAACCCGGTGCTGCCCGAGGTGGTGCTGATGGTCTCGGCCCAGGTGATCGGCAACGACGCCACCGTCACGGTCGCCGGGGCGAGCGGCAACTTCGAGCTCAACGTGATGCTCCCGGTGATCGCCCGCAACGTCCTGGAGTCGGTCCGGCTGCTCGCCAACAGCGCCCGGCTGCTGGCCGACCGCGCGGTGGACGGCCTCACCGCCAACGTCGAGCGGGCCCGCGAGTTCGCCGCGTCCTCGCCCTCGGTGGTCACCCCGCTGAACCGGTACATCGGGTACGAGGAGGCGGCGAAGGTCGCCAAGCAGTCGCTGGCCGAGCGGAAGACGATCCGGCAGGTGGTGCTGGAGCGCGGGTACGTGGAGGAGGGCCGGCTCACCGTCGAGCAGCTGGACGAGGCGCTGGACGTCCTGCGGATGACGCGGCCGTAG
- a CDS encoding cholesterol oxidase substrate-binding domain-containing protein, whose translation MTTPRHGDQDSPGGREPSDRPGHPDRRDPGPTGLSRRRLLGASAALGATAWLLRGTVGPGSAEAADLPAPPGLPAGTEVHRRVYQNWSGEVRTDQLWTCAPRTPEELPALADWARAHGWRLRAQGYRHTWAPLTVADGTTGAARVLLLDTTRHLTAITADSPTTVRVQTGATMEALLAHLADRGLGLTAVPAPGELTVGGVLAIGGHGTAVPATGELRPDGHGYGSVSNQVTRLTAVVHDPATDRYALRTFDRSEADSAAFLVHLGRALLTEVVLRAGADRSLRCVSRLDIPAAELFARPGTPGRPRTFAEFVERDGRAEAIWFAYTDRPWLKTWSAAPTRPFGSHAVDEPYNYPFSDSIPEPVARLAGQIVAGTWASAPLFGQLQYLIAKVALTGDITEILLSGGLIRDLLTGEVLTHLLAGGLRSDLWGPSRTLLQYVRPTTLRVTANGYAILARRADLQWVVAEFADRYRALLDAYRARGEFPVNGSVEIRVTGLDDPAWSGVPGARPPLLSALRPRPDRPEWDTAVWVDVLAFPGTPGLNRFGRELEQALLRSFDGTRAGLRVEWSKGWAYTEDAAWADPDVLDRVIPASHRDGGGPGWDEAIAVLDRHDPHRVFGNPFLDRLLKP comes from the coding sequence ATGACGACACCACGGCACGGCGACCAGGACAGCCCCGGCGGCCGGGAACCCTCCGACCGCCCCGGCCACCCCGACCGCCGCGACCCCGGACCCACCGGCCTGAGCCGCCGCCGCCTCCTCGGGGCCTCCGCCGCACTCGGCGCCACCGCCTGGCTGCTGCGCGGCACCGTCGGACCGGGAAGCGCCGAGGCGGCCGACCTCCCCGCCCCGCCCGGACTCCCCGCCGGTACCGAGGTCCACCGGCGCGTCTACCAGAACTGGTCCGGCGAGGTCCGGACCGACCAGCTCTGGACCTGCGCCCCGCGCACCCCGGAGGAGCTCCCCGCCCTCGCCGACTGGGCCCGCGCCCACGGCTGGCGGCTGCGCGCCCAGGGGTACCGGCACACCTGGGCGCCGCTCACCGTCGCCGACGGCACCACCGGGGCCGCCCGCGTCCTGCTGCTGGACACCACCCGCCACCTCACCGCGATCACCGCCGACTCGCCCACCACCGTCCGGGTCCAGACCGGCGCCACCATGGAGGCCCTGCTCGCCCACCTGGCCGACCGCGGCCTCGGCCTCACCGCCGTCCCCGCGCCCGGCGAGCTCACCGTCGGCGGCGTGCTCGCCATCGGCGGCCACGGCACCGCCGTCCCCGCCACCGGTGAACTCCGGCCCGACGGACACGGCTACGGTTCGGTCAGCAACCAGGTCACCCGGCTCACCGCCGTCGTCCACGACCCGGCCACCGACCGGTACGCCCTGCGCACCTTCGACCGGTCCGAGGCCGACAGCGCCGCCTTCCTGGTCCACCTCGGCCGGGCCCTCCTCACCGAGGTGGTGCTCCGGGCCGGCGCCGACCGGTCACTGCGCTGCGTCAGCCGCCTCGACATCCCGGCCGCCGAACTCTTCGCCCGGCCCGGCACACCCGGCCGCCCGCGCACCTTCGCCGAGTTCGTCGAACGGGACGGCCGCGCCGAGGCCATCTGGTTCGCCTACACCGACCGCCCCTGGCTCAAGACCTGGAGCGCCGCCCCGACCCGCCCGTTCGGCTCCCACGCCGTCGACGAGCCCTACAACTACCCCTTCTCCGACTCGATCCCGGAACCCGTCGCCCGACTGGCCGGCCAGATCGTCGCCGGCACCTGGGCGTCGGCCCCGCTCTTCGGCCAACTCCAGTACCTGATCGCCAAAGTCGCACTCACCGGGGACATCACCGAGATCCTGCTCTCCGGTGGCCTGATCCGCGACCTGCTCACCGGCGAGGTCCTCACCCACCTGCTCGCCGGCGGTCTGCGCTCCGACCTCTGGGGCCCCTCGCGCACGCTGCTCCAGTACGTGCGGCCCACCACCCTGCGGGTCACCGCCAACGGCTACGCGATCCTCGCCCGCCGCGCCGACCTCCAGTGGGTGGTGGCCGAGTTCGCGGACCGGTACCGGGCGCTGCTCGACGCCTACCGGGCGCGCGGCGAGTTCCCCGTCAACGGCTCGGTGGAGATCCGGGTCACCGGACTGGACGACCCCGCCTGGTCCGGCGTGCCCGGTGCCCGCCCGCCCCTGCTCTCCGCGCTGCGCCCGCGCCCCGACCGGCCCGAGTGGGACACCGCCGTCTGGGTCGACGTGCTCGCCTTCCCCGGCACGCCCGGGCTGAACCGCTTCGGCCGGGAGCTCGAACAGGCCCTGCTGCGCTCCTTCGACGGCACCCGGGCGGGTCTGCGCGTCGAGTGGTCCAAGGGCTGGGCCTACACCGAGGACGCGGCCTGGGCCGACCCGGACGTGCTCGACCGGGTCATCCCCGCGAGCCACCGGGACGGCGGCGGCCCCGGCTGGGACGAGGCGATCGCGGTGCTGGACCGGCACGATCCGCACCGGGTGTTCGGGAACCCCTTCCTCGACCGGCTGCTGAAGCCGTGA
- a CDS encoding PadR family transcriptional regulator gives MALEHAILVSLLERPGSGYELARRFDRSIGRFWTATHQQIYRVLRRMEADGWISVEEVAQDGRPDKKVYSAAAPGRAALAGWLREPVEPETVRHELAVRIRAAAFDDPAALIPEVERHRDGHAALLARYLHGEQRDFPAPDALDAGQRLQHVVLRGGIEYERMTLAWLDDVLTTLRDLAGAGGTRTGGTRAGGATGEGAVPEPGTVPGTP, from the coding sequence ATGGCACTGGAGCACGCGATCCTCGTCTCGCTGCTGGAACGGCCCGGCTCCGGCTACGAACTGGCCCGGCGCTTCGACCGGTCCATCGGCCGCTTCTGGACCGCCACCCACCAGCAGATCTACCGGGTGCTGCGGCGGATGGAGGCGGACGGCTGGATCTCCGTCGAGGAGGTCGCCCAGGACGGCCGGCCGGACAAGAAGGTGTACTCGGCGGCCGCGCCCGGCCGGGCCGCACTGGCCGGCTGGCTGCGCGAGCCCGTCGAACCGGAGACCGTCCGGCACGAACTGGCCGTCCGGATCCGGGCCGCCGCCTTCGACGACCCGGCCGCACTGATCCCCGAGGTCGAGCGCCACCGCGACGGTCACGCCGCCCTGCTCGCCCGCTACCTGCACGGCGAGCAGCGGGACTTCCCCGCGCCGGACGCGCTCGACGCCGGGCAGCGCCTCCAGCACGTGGTGCTGCGCGGCGGGATCGAGTACGAGCGGATGACGCTCGCCTGGCTGGACGACGTGCTCACCACCCTGCGCGACCTCGCCGGCGCAGGCGGAACCCGTACCGGCGGAACCCGTGCCGGCGGCGCCACCGGCGAGGGCGCGGTGCCCGAACCCGGCACCGTGCCCGGCACCCCCTGA